The following is a genomic window from Gymnodinialimonas ceratoperidinii.
GTGGAATCGGCTTTGGTGAAGAGGGCATCGACAGATGGCATGGGGGATACTCTTTGATCGTGGAAGTTTGGTCAGGCGGGCTCGGCTCGTCGATGCGCGGCCAGATTGGCTTCCAACGAGGTGAAAAATCGTTGCGCGCAGCATGTTTCACCAACACCCCTGCACGGGATTGGTTCCCGTCAGGGATGGTTGAGTTTGTGGAGAGGTGCGGGGTTGGTGAGGGCACGGTCTGCTGTGGGACTAACAGGTAGGTGAGCGCTGCACCGCTACACGCACGGATCACGTCGCGAGAGGTCCGCGCCATTGCGGCAACACGCCCCGGCCTCATCGACCTCCAAACGCGACGGAGAAACTTGTCTGCGCGCCGCCGGGCGGCGGTGGGAACGGTGCGGCGCGCCGGACGATCGACAACGCCGCGCGGTCCAGTTCGGCATTGCCGGAAGACCGCGCGATGCTGGCACCCGCGAGGCCCCCGTTCGAGGCGATGCGGAAGGCAACCACCGCATCGGGCCCCGTATGACGCAGGCGGGGTCGCCCCTGCCGCGAGATGCGCCGCATCACCTGGCCGGGGTAATTGGCGACGGCGGCGGCGTTGCCCGGCTGCGCAGTGGGCTGCTGCGGCGCAGGGGCCGTTGCCGTGGCGGTGCCCGCCTCCGTCCCTGTCGCGGATCCCCGGGTCGTGTTGCTTGCGCCGTTTCCGGTGGCGGCAGGTGGCTGCGGTTGCGGGCGCGGTCGGGCGACCTGCGGCCGCTGCGGCGCGGGCGGCGGGGCGAGGTTCTCGGGGCGCGCGGCGGGTCGCGGGCTGGTCAGGGGCGTCAGAAGCTCGGCCTCGGTCTCGGGCACGGCGCGCGCGGCCTCGGGGCGCGAGGTCTCGGCCCTTGGTGTGGCACTGGCGGCAGCCGCGCGAAGCGGCTCGGCAGCAGCGGGAGATGCCGGAGTGGCCGCAACCGCGCTCGACGTCGCGCTGGCAACGGGACTGTCGGGCATCGGCTCGACCCGCGCGGTGGTGTCGGGGCTTGCCGGCTCGGGTGGCACAGCGTTGACCGACGCTTCGGCCACCTCTCTCTCGGCGCTGTTGGAGGCCTCCATCACCTCGGCGCGCTCTGCCGTGTCCGGGGTCTCGGCCTCCTGCGCCTCCGCCTCGGCAGGCCGCGCCGCGTCAGTCACCACCTCCACCGGCTCCGTCAGCTCGGGCCGCGCCGTTCCGGGCATGCCGGCCACCATGTCGGCGAATGAGGTGCCGAGCCGCGCGGGCGCGGGTTCCCCTCCCCCGTCGAGTTCCACGGTTTCCGGTGCAATCCAGCCGCTGCCCGCGATATGGGCACCGCCCGACAACAGGATGGCCGCCGCCGCCCCGACCATGCGCCGGGGCGTCATTGCAGCCCCCGCTCGGTGACGACCCAGACTTCCTCGGCCCCCGCTTCACGCAGGCTGCGCGACAGGCTTACCAGTTCGGACGCGGGCAGCTCTCGGTCCGGCACCAGCCGCAAGATCGGGCCGGTTTCGGCCAGCGCCTCGGGCGTGATGCTGCGCCCGTCGAGCAGGAGGCTTCCGTCCGCCAGCACCACCGCCGCATCGGGCGGCGCGCGGCCTTCTAGCTCGTCTGTTTCCACAAGGCGGACCCTCGGGTCGAGCGGCGCGGCGATCGTGCCCGCGATCAGGAAGAAGACCAGCATGAGGAAAACCACGTTGATCAGGGCGATGGTCGGCTCTCGCGGGGTGCGGGGCTTGGATTGGCGCTGCGACATGTCGTTACTCCAGCACCACGACCGAAAGGTCGGGTATCCCGTCCAGCGCGACCAGCAGGTCCACCAGCCGTTGCGATGTTACCTCCGCCGCGGCGCTGACCAGAAGCGTCGTGGTACCGTCCATCAGCCCCGCGATCTCGCCCTCCAGCGCGTCGAGCGTGGTCTCGGATGCATTAAGCGTCAGCCGCTCGGCGCCCAGTCTCAGGAACAGCGGCCGGGCGTCATCCGTTGGAGCGGACGCGCCCGCGCCGGCGGCTGAGAGCCGGATTTCCGAGAACCGCGTGAAGGTGGAGGTCAGCATGAAGAACAACAATAAAAGGAAGATCACGTCGATCAGCGAGGTGAGAGAAAGCGCCCGGCGGCGCGTTCGGGCCGCCCTAACTGGCATGGGGGACCAGGGCGGCGTGAGGCTCGGCGGCGCCGGTCCGCGCGCTGCTGACGGGGCAGAAGGCGCGGCGGATCAGGCCGTCGGCCATCGCGCGTTCGGCTTCGGTCCGGGTCTCGAACCACGTCAGGATAAGCGCCGTGGGCATGGCCACCGCAAGGCCCGCCGCCGTGGTCATCAGCGCCACCCAGATCCCGCCCGCAAGGATTGACGGATCGACGCTGTCGCCCGCCTCCTGCAACGCCTGAAACGCGTCGATCATGCCCAAAACCGTGCCGAAGAGGCCCAGAAGAGGCGCGACCTGCGCGATGCTGTCGAGCAGGCGGAAGCCAGTTTCCAACCGGTCGAGCCGCTCGGCGGCCTCGACCTCGACGCGGGCCTGATAGGTCTCCGGGTCCGCGGCCTCCATCCGGTCGAGCATCTGCACCGCCAGCGGCGCGAGATGGCTGCGACTGTCGCCGAGCAACTGCCGCGCACGCGCCCCCTCACCGCGATCCAGCGCGGCGGAGGCGCGACGCAGGCGGTCATGGCGACCGACGCCGGCCTGCACGAACTGGCCGATCTTGTAGATAACAACCGCCAGCGAGATCAGCGACATCGCCAGCAGGATGGCGACGACCGGCCCGCCCAGATCGACAAGGCCGGTGAGGTTGGACAGCGCGATATCCAGCGTCATCCGATCACCTCCACCCCGTCCACCCGCGACACCGGGCTGAGCGCGGCCTGACACGTCTCGGGGTCCACCCCCTCTCCCTCGCAGGCATCGACACCGTTGAACAGGATCCGGCCGAGGTCCGCGCAGGCAAGCCCGGCCATGTCGAACTCCCGCACCCTCGGGCGGGCCGTCGGCAAGTCGCCGAGGTCGAAAAGCGTCAACCTCTCGACCCCGCCGGAGGTATCGAAAAGGACGGTCTCGAACACGATGCTTGCCACGTCGCGGTCCATGTTGTTCTGCGCCAGAAAGGTCAGGCGGCAGGCGTTGTCGAGCGGCACCACGCGGTTCAGCTCGACCACCAGCGCGCCGGAGCTGTCCTGTGCCATGGCCCCCAAAGGGAGGGCCATGGCGAGGGCAAGAAGGGTTGCCGTGAGTTGGCGTTTCATCGACATCTCCTCAGAAATTCCACACGCGCGCGACGGTGAACCGACCCGTCAGACCGCGCCCGTTTTCCTGATCGAGGGCATTGCGGTAGGTGCGGTCGAGGACGTTGTCGACGCCGACGCGGAACTCCAGCCCTTCCAGCGCGCCCTCTTGCGGCGCGTAGCTGGCAAAGACGTCGTGGGTCGCATAGCCGCCGTAGCGGTTCTGGGCGGTGCCGCGCGCGCCTTCGTAGTCGATGTCAGCATAGGCGTTCATCGTCCAGCCGAAGCCGAAACCGGTGGCCGCGTCACGGCGCCCGACGGTTAGGCTCAGGCTGTCCTGGGGCAATTGCGACCAGACCTCGTCGTCGGTCAGGTTGCGCCCCTCGATCAGCGTGGCGGCGAAGTTGGCGTACCATGCATCGGCGGCATACGCCGCTTCCAGCTCGACGCCGTAGATCTCGGCCTCGCCCACATTGATCCGCTCGGACCCGCCATCGGGGCCGGGGGTGATCAGGTCTTCGACGTAGGTATAGAAGCCGGTCACGCGGGCATCGAAGGCATCACTCGCGCTCGCCAGCCCTGTCGTCGAATAGGTGAAGCCCAACTCGAAGCTGCTTGCCGTCTCCGGGTCCAGCTCTCCGGCGGCAGTGCGGCCGGACGCAAGCCCCGGCGGGCGTGGCGTGCTGTAGGAGAACAGCTCGTCCAGGTTCGGCGCGCGTTGGGTCTGCGAGAGCGAGCCGAACAACCCCCATTCGCCGCCGAAGTCATAGGTGAAGGCGAGCTTCGGCGAGAACGAGATCACCTCGGAGGTCTCGATCCCGTCGTCCAGTGTCGATCCGGGGTTGTCGGCACCGGGCTCGTTCCGCGCCCATTCCAGGCGGACGCCCGGCACCAGCACAAGTCCATTGCCGAAGTCGAACTCGGCCTGGGCGAAAGCGGCGACGCGCGTGCCGGTGCCTTCGTTGTGGAACGGGACAGTGCCCGAGACCGCGGCCTCGGCCGTCCGTTCCTGCTGGCTAAGGGTAACGCCGTAGATCAACGTGCCCGCGGTGTCGCCAAGTGCGAAGTCCGTGGTCACGCGGCTGTCGAGCGACAGGGTCGCATAGCCGTAGTCGGCATCCTCGAACAGGACGTTGGGGATCGGCGCGGTAGAATTCTCCTGCGCGATCTGCGTAGTCGAATAGGCAAGCGTCACTTCAAGGTCGCCGAACGCCTCGGCGGAGGTGTAGATCGCGCTGAAGGTCTGGTCCGTTGTGTCGCGGTCGATCTGGCCGAAGAAGCCTCCCGACCCGGTCTGCTCGTATTCGGTATCGTCGAGGTCGCTGTTCCACGCCTCGTAGATCACGCGCAGCGAACGCGAGCCCGAGAAGTGGTAGGTGCCGCTGACCACGCCTGAAATCGCGTCGAAGGCGGAGCCGGCAATCACCTCTCCGTCGCCGTCGACGTAATCATCGGCTTGGCGGTAGTTGAGGTTGGCGAAGACATCGAGGTTCTCGCCAACGCGCGCGGCATAGCGCAGGGCCGCGTTGCCGCCCGCGCCGTTGGTCTCTCCGCCGAGCGAGAAGCGGAACTGGCTGGTCTGTCCCTCGGTCAGGTAATCATCCGCGTCACAGGTCTCGAACCGGATCACGCCACCGATGGCGCCCGCCCCGTAGAGCGTGGCCGAGGCCGGGCCGCGCAGGACCTCGATGTTGCAGTGCAGGTTCGGGTCCGAGAAGAACGAGCCGATGCGATACTGCTCGTAATACTGGGTTGCCCCGTCCTGCAGGACGACAACGCGCCCCTCGTCGCCCGCGGGGACTTCCCCCCAACCACGGATGTTGAACGACTGGCCCAACGGCCGGTCGGACCCGATGGCTTGCACGCCCGGCACCTCGTCGAAGATCTCGCCGACCGTCGTGGCCTGTTGGCGTTCGATCTCGTCCTGATCGATGACCGTCACGGCCTGTGGTGTGTCCAGAGCCACCTGATCGGTGCCCCATCCGAATACGATCCGTCCCAAAGGTGTCGTCGTCTCCTGCGCGTGGACGGGAGCGGCCATGGCAGCCAACACGAGCGCCATGGCGGTCGTGGTCCCGAAACACGCGCGTCCCGTATGATGTTCCATCATACCCCTCGCGCTTTTTGATGTTGTTGTTGAAGAGCTGGCCTGTCTTCCGGGCTGGCAAACCGTGGGGGAGCTGCGAATTTTCGCGGCGATCTACCTGCGGCACTTGCGCTGGCTACTATACCTGATTAAAAAGGTCAACAATAGGCAGCAACAAGATTGCAGGCCTGTGAATATGTGCCAGCCTGGTCGCTTCGAGACCGAGCAAGCCTCTGAACCCCAATAAAGAAATACCAGAGAGGCACATTCATGAGTGCACGTGAACTCCATTTCCCCGAAGCGATACGAGCAGAGGTTCTCGACAAGCCCAAGGCGCGCCCGCGCGAACTTGCCGATAGCCTCGGGATCAGCGAAGGGGCCCTCGTGGCCGCCCATGTCGGCCATGGTGCCACGCCCCTGCAGGCCGCGCCGAACGACCTGATACCGGCGGTCTGCGGCCTCGGCGAAGTCATGGCGCTGACCCGCAACGAGAGCGCGGTGCACGAGAAGATCGGCGTCTACGACAATTTCCACGCGGGCGATCATGCCTCGATGGTCCTGACCGAGAATATCGACCTGCGGATGTTCCCGAAGCACTGGGTCCATGCCTTCGCGGTCGAGAAACAGGTCGACGGGGCCACGCGCCGCTCGATCCAGGTTTTCGACGCGGCGGGGGATGCGGTCCACAAGGTGATCCTGCGGGACGGCTCGGACGTCGATGCATGGCACAAGCTGCTGCGCGAGTTGGAGGGGCCAGAGGCCGCGCCCGCCTTCGCCGAGCGTGAACCGGTTGAGGGCCCCAAGGGCGATGCGGCGAAGGCTGATATCCTGCGGCAGGAATGGGCGAAGATGACCGACACCCACCAGTTCCTGCGCCTGACCTCGAAGTTGAAGATGAACCGACTGGGTGCCTACCGGATCGCCGGCGCGCCCTTTGCCGAGGCGCTCGAGCCCTCGGCCCTCGACACGGCCTTGCGGGCGATCGCCGAGGACGAAGCGCCGATCATGCTCTTCGTCGGCAATCGGGGCTGCATCCAGATCCATTCCGGCCCGATCTTCGAGCTGATGCCGATGGGACCGTGGCAGAACGTCATGGATCCCGGCTTCAACCTGCATCTGCGGGCTGATCACGTGGCCGAGGTCTGGCTGGTCGAGAAACCCACCAAGCGCGGCCCTGCCCTCTCCATCGAGGCCTTTGACGCGCAGGGCATGCTGATCCTGCAGTGCTTCGGCCAGCGCAAGGAGGGGATCGAGGACAACACGGCGCGGTTCCGCGCCATCGCCGAAACGCTGCCGAGTCTCGCCGCAGAGGAGGTGCTGGCATGATTGCGCGCGCAGCCTTGAAACGACTGACGCCGGCGAGCCTGGCGATCATCATGACGGCGAGCCTCCTGCTGGCCTTTATCGTCGGCCCGGCCCGCGCGCAGGATGACGCGCCGCGCGTCGTCGCCGTGGGCGGCTCGGTCACCGAGATCATCTACGAACTGGGGATGGAACACCTGCTGGTTGCCCGCGACACGACATCGAGCTGGCCGCCGGAAGTGACCGAATTGCCGGACGTGGGCTATATGCGCGCCCTGAGCCCCGAGGGGCTCCTGTCTGTCCGGCCCGACCTCATCATCGCCGAAGCAGGCTCCGGCCCGCCCGAGGCGATCGACGTGCTGGACAGCGCCGAGGTGGCCTTTGTCGAAGTCCCCGAGAGCTTCGACGCGGCGGGCGTGCGTGCCAAGATCCTAGCCGTGGCCGAGGCGCTCGACGTGCCCGAGGCTGGCGTGGCTCTGGCCGCGCGGGTCGAGGCAGAGCTTGAGGCCGTCGCGGCGGTGATCGGCGGGGACGCTCCGCGGGTTCTCTTCATCCTGTCGATGCAGAACGGCCGCGTCATGGCGTCGGGCACCGGCACGGCCGCCTCCGGCATCATCGAGCTTGCGGGCGGGCGAAATGCCGTCGACGCCTTCGAGGGCTACCGGCAGTTGACCGACGAGGCCGTGCTTTCCGCCGCCCCCGACGTCATCCTCATGATGGACCGGGACGGCGACCATGCCGCGGCGAACGCGGATCTCTTCGCGCATCCGGCCCTCGGCCTGACACCCGCTGCCGAGACCGGCCGCGTCGTGCGGATCGACGGGTTGCTCCTGCTCGGGTTCGGTCCGCGGACGCCCGCGGCGGTGACCCTCTTGGCGGAAGCGCTCGGCACGGTGGAGGGATAACTTTGGCCCTGGTCGAAACCCTCAGGGGCGTTGCCTCGGACGTCGCCTCCGGCGCGGCTGCCGGCGATCGCGACGCGCTCGCGCGGGCCTGTTGCGCGATCCTCGTGCTGCTGCTCGTCGTGGTCAGCCTCGCCAGCCTGACGACCGGCGCCTCCGGCATTTCGCTGATCGATGTGACCCGGTCGTGGACCTCGGGCGAGCCGTTGGATCTCGTGACGCGAACGGTGCTGTGGGACATTCGTGTGCCGCGGCTGCTGATGGGCATTCTGGTGGGGGCGGCGCTGGCCGTCTCGGGCGCTGTGATGCAGGGCCTTTTCCGCAACCCGCTGGCCGATCCCGGCCTTGTCGGTATCGGCGCGGGCGCGGGGCTTGGCGCGATCACGGCCATCGTCCTGGGCGGCTTCTTCCCCATCGTGCTGCAGGAGGCCATCGGCTTCTACCTCGTCCCCTTCGCCGCGTTCTTCGGTGGATGGGCCAGCACGATCCTGCTCTACGTCGTCTCGACCAGCCGCGGGCGCACCTCGGTCGCCGTGATGTTGCTGGCCGGGATCGCCCTGGGCGCGCTGAGCGGTGCGATCTCGGGCGTCCTGGTCTACATGGCCGACGATCAGCAATTGCGGGACCTGACCTTCTGGGGCCTCGGATCGCTGGCCGGCGCCACATGGACCAAGCTGCTCGTGGCGGGCCCGCTCATCCTCCTCGCCCTGCTGGCGTCCCCCTTCCTCGCCGCCAGCCTGAACGGGTTAGCCTTGGGCGAAGCAGCTGCCGCGCATCTGGGCATTCCCGTGCAGCGCATGAAGACAGTCGCGATTCTGACCGTGGCCGCCGCTGTCGGGGCGGCGGTCGCCGTCTCCGGCGGCATCGGCTTCATCGGGATCGTGGTGCCGCACCTGTTGCGCATCGCGGTCGGCCCCGACCATCGTTTCCTGCTGCCCAACGCCGCCCTCCTCGGGGCGTCGTTGCTCATCATCGCGGACATGATCTCGCGCACCATCATTGCACCGGCGGAGCTTCCCATCGGCATCGTCACGGCGACGATCGGCGGGCCGTTCTTCCTGTGGATCCTGCTGCGCAACCGCTCTCTGCTGGACATGTGACCCCGATGCTTTCCACCGAACAGATCACCGTCCAACTCGGGCGCAAACCGATCCTCCATGGCATAGACATGGCCGCCCCTGCCGGGGCCTTCACGGCAATCGTCGGCCACAACGGCTCGGGCAAGACGACGCTGCTCAGGGCGATCACCCAGGAGGTCGACTATGGCGGCCGGGTTCTGCTTGACGGCAGGGATATCCGGGGGCTGCAGGGGTGGGAACTTGCCGCGCGCCGGGCCGTCCTGCCGCAAGCCTCGCGTATCTCGTTCCCCTTCACGGTGCGCGAGATCGTGCGCCTTGGCCTGATGGCCGGCCGCGACGGCGCCGACCGGACGCTCCCCTCCAAGGCGCTCGCGCGCGTCGGCCTCGCGGGGTTCGAGGGCCGCTACTACCACGAGCTGTCAGGCGGCGAGCAACAGCGCGCACAGCTGGCCCGCGTCCTCTGTCAGGTCTGGGAGCCGGTCGCCGAGGGCGCCCCGCGCTGGCTCCTGCTGGACGAGCCTGTCTCCAGCCTCGATATCGGCCACCAGCTGGAAGTGATGGAGATCGTCCGCGACTACGCAGAAGCCGGCGGCGGCGTGATCGCCGTCATGCACGACCTCAACCTGACCTCGATGTTCGCCGATCACGTCGTGTTGCTGGCAGGGGGCCGATGCTTGGCCTCCGGCGCGCCAGCGGATGTCTTCACGGACCAGACCCTCAGCGCCGCCTACGGCTGCAACCTGAGGGTAAATTTCACCCCGCGGGGTCCCGCCACCTGGCTCCTTCCCCACTCCGCCCGACGCGTCGGGTAGGCGGGCGCTGACATGTCCGTGGCCAGCCGCACGAAGCGCCGAAATCAAGCGCAGGCAGCGGACCACTCGACAAATGTGCTTGGCAACCGATCCTGAAGCCACAGCCATCGCGACAAGTTGCCCTGACTTGGAAAACTCACTTTGCATTATCTTATAAAATTAGTCAGGTATGCGTGCATAGGGCGAGTCAGCCCTTCCAGATGCAAGGGTGACACGATGGACCGCTATGATCGGGATGGATGTTGCAACAGGCGGCGAGAGCTTCTGTTGGATTGCATCTGCTCTGACATCGATCCATCGCCGTCCTTCGAATTCCTCACTGACTCAATTACATCGACCCAGCCCGTGCCCATGCCCCAGCCAGTCGATCCAACTGACCGCACCAAAAGGGACACAGCGCGATGAAACGCACGATACTCATGACAACTGCCCTCGTCACATGCGTGGCAGGCAATGCGATGGCTCAGGACGCCGCAGAGGTGTTGGACACCTATGCCGATATCGCGGCAGCAAGTTACGAAGACAGCCTGATCACAGCACAGGCGTTGCAAGGGGCGGTCGCTGACCTGGTTTCATCTCCCTCTGCCGAGAACCTACAGGCGGCGCGCGCTGCATGGCTGGCGGCCCGGGTGCCCTACCAGCAGACCGAAGTGTACCGCTTCGGCAATGCCATCGTGGACGATTGGGAAGGTCGCGTGAATGCCTGGCCGCTGGACGAAGGTCTGATCGATTACGTGGACGGCAGCTATGGCGGCCCCAACGACGAGAACGAGTTCGCAGCACTGAACGTCATCGCCAACGCGTCCTTCACGCTTTCCGGCACGGAGATCGACGCCAGCGCGATCACGCCTGCCTTGCTGGAAGAGACGCTCCACGAGGCCGACGGGATCGAGGCGAACGTGGCGACGGGCTATCACGCCATCGAGTTCCTGCTCTGGGGGCAGGACCTGAACGGCCACGGTGCGGGCGCGGGGAACCGTCCCTGGACGGATTTCGCGACCGGCGCCGATTGCACCGGTGGCAATTGCGACCGTCGTGCCGAGTATCTGACGGCTGCGACAGACCTTCTGGTGAGTGATCTGGAATGGATGGCTGCCCAATGGGTTGACGGCGGCGAGGCCCGCGCCACGCTCATGGCCGACCCGGACGCCGGGATCAGTGCCATGCTGACGGGCATGGGCTCGCTCTCCTACGGGGAAGTCGCCGGGGAACGGATGCGTCTGGGCGTTATGCTCAACGACCCGGAGGAGGAGCATTCCTGTTTCGCTGACAACACCCACAACGACCACTATCTTGACGGGCTTGGCGTTCAGAACGTCTATCTCGGCGAATATGTCCGGGCCGATGGCACCGTCGTCAGCGGTCCGTCCCTGTCCGATCTGGTCGCGGCCTCCAACCCTGATCTCGACGCGGAGATGCGGGTGCGTCTGTCCGAGACGATGCGAGAGCTTGGCCAGATCGTCCTCGCCGCAGAGGCGGGCTTTGCCTACGACCAGATGCTCGAGCGCGGCAATGAGGCAGGTGAGGCGCTGGTCATGGGCGGCGTGAATGGCTTCATCGCCCAGACCCAGACGATCGAACGGATCGTGGTGGAGCTTGGCCTCGATGCGATTGCATTCGAAGGGTCCGACAGCCTCGACAATCCTTCCGCCGTCTTCGAGTAATCTGGACCCAGGGTGAAGCGGCAACCTGTGCTGCTTCACCCGCTACCCATGGACGCCCATGAACAAACCCCTCCTCTTCCTCGTATGTGCCACGGCGATTGCCGTGGGTATCGCCGCGCAAAGCGACACTGCGCCGGTGCCCGCATGGGAGGGGCTTGCCGACGTCCATCTGGACGTCATCCCGCGCACGGATGAAGAACGTGCCCGCATCGCCGCGGTGACGGCCCCGCCCGAGGACTTCACGGTCGCCTTGCCGTTCGAGGAAAACTCCGCCGGAGCGGGGACGGTGCGACCCCGACCCAACGCCGATGCTTTCTCTCAACCGCTGGACAACCTCAGCTTCGAGGATGAGCTGAACTTTCGCGTCGGAAACGGCCTTTTCCGCAGGCTGTGGGTCACGCCGCCCGCGTCGACTTTGGCCAGTGACGGGTTGGGGCCGCTCTACAATGCCCGCTCCTGCCAACGATGCCACCTGAAGGATGGGCGCGGGCATCCGCCAGAAGGCCCCGACGACAGTCCGGTGTCGATGTTCCTGCGCATCTCCATTCCGGCGCCCAGCTTCGACGGCGGCGCCATCTCGGAGATTGCCGACTTCATCGCAACCCAGCCCGACCCGAACTACGGCACTCAGATGCAGGACTTCAGCCTGCCGGGCCATGCCCCGGAATACACGCTCGAGATCGAGTACCAGGACATTGACGTGGCGCTTTCGGGCGGCGAAACCGCCACGCTGCGACACCCCACTTACACCGCCGGCAATCTCGGTTATGGCCCGCTCCATCCCGACGCGATGCTGAGCCCTCGTGTCGCCAACCAGATGATCGGCCTTGGCTTGCTGGAGGCGATCCCGGCCCACGATATCCTCGCCAATGCCGACCCTGACGATATGGACGGCGACGGTATCTCGGGCAGACCGCAGATTGTCTGGTCGCTGGAGTTCGATCAGCCAATGTTGGGTCGCTTTGGCCACAAGGCGGGCAACCCCACGATCCGCGAACAAGGCGCCGCGGCGTTTGCCGGTGACATCGGAATTTCCAATTCGTTGCACCCGGATGGTTGGGGCGAATGTACCGTGGACCAGACCGATTGCCGCGCCGCGGTCCACGGGGGCGATCCCGAGCAGGATGGGTTCGAGATCGACGATATCGGCCTCGACCTGGTGACGTTCTATAGCCAGAACCTTGCCGTGCCGGCGCGGCGCGATGTCGATGACCCAACCGTGCTGAGGGGCCTCGAGGTCTTCCACACCGCTCAATGCGCAGCCTGCCATACGCCTGCCTTCGTTACCCACAGGCAGGAAGGCGACCCGGCCACCAGTTTCCAATTGATCTGGCCTT
Proteins encoded in this region:
- a CDS encoding hemin-degrading factor, which codes for MSARELHFPEAIRAEVLDKPKARPRELADSLGISEGALVAAHVGHGATPLQAAPNDLIPAVCGLGEVMALTRNESAVHEKIGVYDNFHAGDHASMVLTENIDLRMFPKHWVHAFAVEKQVDGATRRSIQVFDAAGDAVHKVILRDGSDVDAWHKLLRELEGPEAAPAFAEREPVEGPKGDAAKADILRQEWAKMTDTHQFLRLTSKLKMNRLGAYRIAGAPFAEALEPSALDTALRAIAEDEAPIMLFVGNRGCIQIHSGPIFELMPMGPWQNVMDPGFNLHLRADHVAEVWLVEKPTKRGPALSIEAFDAQGMLILQCFGQRKEGIEDNTARFRAIAETLPSLAAEEVLA
- a CDS encoding MotA/TolQ/ExbB proton channel family protein — protein: MTLDIALSNLTGLVDLGGPVVAILLAMSLISLAVVIYKIGQFVQAGVGRHDRLRRASAALDRGEGARARQLLGDSRSHLAPLAVQMLDRMEAADPETYQARVEVEAAERLDRLETGFRLLDSIAQVAPLLGLFGTVLGMIDAFQALQEAGDSVDPSILAGGIWVALMTTAAGLAVAMPTALILTWFETRTEAERAMADGLIRRAFCPVSSARTGAAEPHAALVPHAS
- a CDS encoding biopolymer transporter ExbD, whose translation is MPVRAARTRRRALSLTSLIDVIFLLLLFFMLTSTFTRFSEIRLSAAGAGASAPTDDARPLFLRLGAERLTLNASETTLDALEGEIAGLMDGTTTLLVSAAAEVTSQRLVDLLVALDGIPDLSVVVLE
- a CDS encoding heme ABC transporter ATP-binding protein; its protein translation is MLSTEQITVQLGRKPILHGIDMAAPAGAFTAIVGHNGSGKTTLLRAITQEVDYGGRVLLDGRDIRGLQGWELAARRAVLPQASRISFPFTVREIVRLGLMAGRDGADRTLPSKALARVGLAGFEGRYYHELSGGEQQRAQLARVLCQVWEPVAEGAPRWLLLDEPVSSLDIGHQLEVMEIVRDYAEAGGGVIAVMHDLNLTSMFADHVVLLAGGRCLASGAPADVFTDQTLSAAYGCNLRVNFTPRGPATWLLPHSARRVG
- a CDS encoding FecCD family ABC transporter permease, which translates into the protein MALVETLRGVASDVASGAAAGDRDALARACCAILVLLLVVVSLASLTTGASGISLIDVTRSWTSGEPLDLVTRTVLWDIRVPRLLMGILVGAALAVSGAVMQGLFRNPLADPGLVGIGAGAGLGAITAIVLGGFFPIVLQEAIGFYLVPFAAFFGGWASTILLYVVSTSRGRTSVAVMLLAGIALGALSGAISGVLVYMADDQQLRDLTFWGLGSLAGATWTKLLVAGPLILLALLASPFLAASLNGLALGEAAAAHLGIPVQRMKTVAILTVAAAVGAAVAVSGGIGFIGIVVPHLLRIAVGPDHRFLLPNAALLGASLLIIADMISRTIIAPAELPIGIVTATIGGPFFLWILLRNRSLLDM
- a CDS encoding heme/hemin ABC transporter substrate-binding protein is translated as MIARAALKRLTPASLAIIMTASLLLAFIVGPARAQDDAPRVVAVGGSVTEIIYELGMEHLLVARDTTSSWPPEVTELPDVGYMRALSPEGLLSVRPDLIIAEAGSGPPEAIDVLDSAEVAFVEVPESFDAAGVRAKILAVAEALDVPEAGVALAARVEAELEAVAAVIGGDAPRVLFILSMQNGRVMASGTGTAASGIIELAGGRNAVDAFEGYRQLTDEAVLSAAPDVILMMDRDGDHAAANADLFAHPALGLTPAAETGRVVRIDGLLLLGFGPRTPAAVTLLAEALGTVEG
- a CDS encoding energy transducer TonB family protein yields the protein MTPRRMVGAAAAILLSGGAHIAGSGWIAPETVELDGGGEPAPARLGTSFADMVAGMPGTARPELTEPVEVVTDAARPAEAEAQEAETPDTAERAEVMEASNSAEREVAEASVNAVPPEPASPDTTARVEPMPDSPVASATSSAVAATPASPAAAEPLRAAAASATPRAETSRPEAARAVPETEAELLTPLTSPRPAARPENLAPPPAPQRPQVARPRPQPQPPAATGNGASNTTRGSATGTEAGTATATAPAPQQPTAQPGNAAAVANYPGQVMRRISRQGRPRLRHTGPDAVVAFRIASNGGLAGASIARSSGNAELDRAALSIVRRAAPFPPPPGGAQTSFSVAFGGR
- a CDS encoding ExbD/TolR family protein yields the protein MSQRQSKPRTPREPTIALINVVFLMLVFFLIAGTIAAPLDPRVRLVETDELEGRAPPDAAVVLADGSLLLDGRSITPEALAETGPILRLVPDRELPASELVSLSRSLREAGAEEVWVVTERGLQ
- a CDS encoding TonB-dependent receptor domain-containing protein, translated to MEHHTGRACFGTTTAMALVLAAMAAPVHAQETTTPLGRIVFGWGTDQVALDTPQAVTVIDQDEIERQQATTVGEIFDEVPGVQAIGSDRPLGQSFNIRGWGEVPAGDEGRVVVLQDGATQYYEQYRIGSFFSDPNLHCNIEVLRGPASATLYGAGAIGGVIRFETCDADDYLTEGQTSQFRFSLGGETNGAGGNAALRYAARVGENLDVFANLNYRQADDYVDGDGEVIAGSAFDAISGVVSGTYHFSGSRSLRVIYEAWNSDLDDTEYEQTGSGGFFGQIDRDTTDQTFSAIYTSAEAFGDLEVTLAYSTTQIAQENSTAPIPNVLFEDADYGYATLSLDSRVTTDFALGDTAGTLIYGVTLSQQERTAEAAVSGTVPFHNEGTGTRVAAFAQAEFDFGNGLVLVPGVRLEWARNEPGADNPGSTLDDGIETSEVISFSPKLAFTYDFGGEWGLFGSLSQTQRAPNLDELFSYSTPRPPGLASGRTAAGELDPETASSFELGFTYSTTGLASASDAFDARVTGFYTYVEDLITPGPDGGSERINVGEAEIYGVELEAAYAADAWYANFAATLIEGRNLTDDEVWSQLPQDSLSLTVGRRDAATGFGFGWTMNAYADIDYEGARGTAQNRYGGYATHDVFASYAPQEGALEGLEFRVGVDNVLDRTYRNALDQENGRGLTGRFTVARVWNF